From one Planococcus citri chromosome 3, ihPlaCitr1.1, whole genome shotgun sequence genomic stretch:
- the LOC135840033 gene encoding leukocyte elastase inhibitor-like, whose protein sequence is MSDQRETEITSVSQDEISNASMEFACSVIRSLLQNNLDGNVIFSPISIYSALALVYFGSTGNTRSEIAQVMSLPAQQIESQELFEILSEMLLAIRVAMGTTNRAERVIDIQNHIFIQSDINLIASYVSHIESLDGCEIVNVNFEDDSKNATHMINDCVSHDTNGDISQCLTESLDYSARIVLASCLNLKLIWEDGFHHQSTRSAKFHTRRGDVDVQMMLYQTRDKLPYADLPDLHLEALELPFKQKQESVYIILPKLENTLDDVISSLDHSILQKIIDQVVPSYVNLNLPKLNLTCTGNLFEALQILGMNEAFTDQAQLNNMTTDPLLRISKIVHAVKVEFEEEKEGTFKKIFKFYGTCSCCWRNSESRRTRSNGPSDAINSPTNPIRFDVNRPFLFFIYHRVTKSILFLGVIRNPNTAE, encoded by the exons ATGTCGGATCAACGCGAAACGGAAATAACAAGTGTCTCGCAG GATGAGATCTCCAATGCTTCGATGGAGTTTGCTTGCTCAGTGATTCGCTCATTACTTCAAAATAATCTCGACGGAAACGTGATATTTTCGCCCATTTCTATTTACTCAGCTCTGGCGCTAGTTTACTTCGGATCCACTGGTAACACACGAAGTGAAATAGCTCAGGTTATGAGTTTACCAGCGCAGCAGATTGAAAG TCAAGAATTATTCGAAATCTTGAGTGAAATGCTGCTTGCTATCAGAGTTGCAATGGGAACAACAAATCGAGCCGAAAGAGTTATCGATATACAAAATCATATATTTATCCAAAGTGATATTAATTTAATAGCATCTTACGTGTCTCATATCGAGTCCCTCGATGGATGCGAAATTGTGAAcgtcaattttgaagatgattcaaaaaatgccacacaTATGATtaacga tTGTGTTTCTCACGATACAAATGGCGACATTTCGCAGTGCCTCACTGAATCATTAGATTATTCGGCACGTATTGTGCTCGCATCTTgtctgaatttaaaattaatttgggaaGACGGATTTCATCACCAATCGACTAGATC GGCAAAATTTCATACCAGACGTGGTGACGTAGACGTCCAAATGATGCTATACCAAACTCGAGACAAATTACCATACGCGGATTTACCAGACCTACACCTCGAAGCTCTCGAATTACCATTCAAACAGAAACAAGAATCTGTTTACATTATTTTGCCCAAACTCGAGAATACATTGGACGATGTGATTTCATCTTTAGATCACTCAATTCTTCAGAAAATAATCGATCAAGTTGTTCCCTCATATGTGAATTTAAATTTACCCAAACTGAACCTGACGTGTACTGGTAACCTATTCGAAGCTCTACAAATTTTAGGAATGAATGAGGCTTTCACTGATCAAGCTCAGTTAAATAACATGACTACTGATCCGTTATTACGTATCTCCAAAATTGTTCACGCAGTCAAAGTAGAATTTGAAGAAGAGAAAGAGggtacgtttaaaaaaatattcaaattttatggtACGTGTTCGTGTTGCTGGAGAAATAGTGAGAGTCGTAGGACTCGTTCGAACGGTCCATCAGATGCTATTAACTCGCCAACGAATCCTATTCGGTTTGATGTGAATAGaccgtttttattttttatttatcatcGTGTCACGaagagtattttatttttaggagTTATTCGTAATCCTAACACTGCTGAATGA